In a genomic window of Gouania willdenowi chromosome 11, fGouWil2.1, whole genome shotgun sequence:
- the LOC114472689 gene encoding CMP-N-acetylneuraminate-beta-galactosamide-alpha-2,3-sialyltransferase 1-like, with translation MSAVMTRVKIFLFLLSFTAVGTLLEIYHPHYFTLLNVSTWNNFSTAFFSKTPSPHLIIVIPTNSTTTTKKPRLCFCENCLTEDQGLRKDRLDTFVEPLLSKNYKLSQDNYNWWRHLQGEKGSFSSFETTVERLFQLFPPVPDIAEPKSDKCRTCAVVGNSPRLRGANYGEIIDSKDVVIRINNGQVHGFEKDVGTKTTHRAMYPESAQNLDNSTHLLLFAFKMLDLQWLLEASTTGFNGRSYAPIISRINANKNLVMVVNPAFMRYVHDKWLARKASYPSTGIMTVVLALYICDEVHVFGFGADTKGHWSHYWEPQSKTPVNSVHPGSFEYSIIEQLDKQGRLKFHKGI, from the exons ATGTCTGCAGTTATGACTCGAGTgaagatttttttatttctgctcAGTTTCACTGCAGTTGGAACTCTTTTAGAAATCTACCACCCACATTACTTTACTTTGCTGAACGTTTCTACCTGGAATAACTTTTCtactgcatttttttccaaaacaccCTCCCCACATCTAATTATTGTCATCCCAACAAACAGTACCACCACCACAAAGAAACCgcgtttgtgtttttgtgaaaacTGCCTAACAGAAGATCAAGGGTTGCGTAAAGATCGCTTGGATACTTTTGTTGAGCCACTTTTGTCGAAGAACTATAAACTGTCACAGGACAATTATAACTGGTGGAGG cACTTACAGGGGGAAAAGGGCAGCTTCAGCAGTTTTGAAACGACAGTAGAGAGGTTGTTTCAGTTGTTCCCTCCAGTGCCAGATATTGCTGAACCTAAGTCAGACAAATGTAGGACTTGTGCTGTGGTGGGGAATTCACCTAGACTGAGAGGAGCCAATTATGGAGAGATAATAGATTCAAAAGATGTCGTCATAAG AATAAATAATGGTCAGGTTCACGGCTTTGAAAAAGATGTTGGGACGAAAACGACTCATCGAGCCATGTATCCAGAGAGTGCTCAGAATTTAGACAACTCTACTCATCTTTTGTTGTTTGCATTCAAAATGCTTGATCTTCAATGGCTCTTGGAGGCCTCTACAACAGGATTTAACGGACG GTCATATGCACCAATTATATCCAGAATAAATGCTAATAAAAATTTG GTGATGGTGGTCAATCCAGCTTTCATGAGATATGTTCATGACAAGTGGCTGGCTCGGAAGGCCAGCTATCCATCTACTGGCATCATGACTGTGGTTCTTGCACTGTATATTTGTGATGAG gTGCATGTGTTTGGTTTTGGAGCAGACACCAAAGGCCACTGGTCTCATTACTGGGAGCCACAAAGTAAAACACCAGTAAATTCAGTTCATCCTGGTTCTTTTGAATACTCAATTATTGAGCAGCTCGATAAGCAAGGAAGACTAAAGTTTCATAAAGGGATTtga